One window of the Salminus brasiliensis chromosome 1, fSalBra1.hap2, whole genome shotgun sequence genome contains the following:
- the ppp4r4 gene encoding serine/threonine-protein phosphatase 4 regulatory subunit 4 isoform X1, whose translation MFIGKMTLSQSGLFGQIDDLQDLTFIERPIRRSLKTAEEIDKLTVDEDLNDIERAVYLLSSGQDVQRASVIVNLPNLVRQNPAETFRRVVPKVREVLHVAGADMQLAAAGSFLTILQDDIVLIQTHTHSILQIVLLNLDHRDAVVGNAWLETLLSAIDALPKETIRQEILSPLVSKAQLSQSVPARLASCRILGKVTAKFESSVVKKDLLPLVRSLCQDVEYEVRSCMCRQLENIARGIGLDHTKAVVLPELVELARDEGSTVRLAAFDTIINLLEMFDNDDRTRVIFPLVKTFCEKCFKADEAVLASLSFQYGKLCHGLSASFTDEQHLWFLEFYKKLCCLGLQHENGHCESQPYPLELENKYALVRRNCAYNFPAMVLFADPNHFLSELYRTFSSLCHDPEISVRRTAAEGFHEVVKLLGPNVHYVHKELITLLQDDSLEVLDALLNHLQETLELATSRGEGAGPESKQVNVPDLVPALVSAEQKAASSLRWRVHEKLLQRYSCLPRVISGDQIYFRFLQRMFNIITTNNVLPVQREAARTLCVFLRYNRKQEQRQEIITKIMQELAQGRSYWNRLRFLDLCEIATDLFSKSYFCKHFLIQALELVNDPVANVRYKLCHMLPRLRSTIRLPADKHLLQELEFCVRKLLCREKDKDVVATVRKTVLELDKMDIAEPYHKRHERDLLDQKKEKEETLLLEMELLERQQSEAKLVGEKHTEKKRRDSKAGLSGSKGMSGSASGATLSTSAGKEMRRAKLARSRSLSSHPSTPKMANADKTLKVKESGSCPGSGKSSIIPINDDALRSHHFNVASASSSLSSTPSTSSMPVLIRSNTSSSVDHRSNGSKDTQSRKLTIQRKSNSFGMQSGRE comes from the exons ATGTTTATCGGCAAAATGACTCTCAGCCAGTCCGGTCTGTTTGGACAGATAGATGACCTGCAGGACCTCACATTCATCGAGAGACCCATACGCAGGAGCCTGAAG actgCAGAAGAGATTGACAAGTTAACTGTTGATGAAGATCTGAATGACATAGAGCGGGCCGTCTACCTCCTCAG CTCTGGTCAGGATGTCCAACGAGCCAGTGTGATCGTGAACTTGCCAAACCTGGTGCGTCAGAACCCAGCAGAGACGTTCCGGAGGGTGGTGCCAAAAGTCAGG GAGGTGCTGCACGTCGCAGGGGCAGACATGCAGCTCGCCGCAGCAGGCTCTTTCTTGACCATTCTCCAAGACGACATTGTCCTCATCCAGACGCACACCCACTCAATCCTGCAGATAGTTCTGCTCAACCTAGACCACAGGGATGCAG TGGTTGGCAATGCTTGGCTAGAGACTTTGCTATCAGCTATTGATGCTTTACCAAAAGAAACCATTAGACAGGAG ATTCTTAGCCCACTGGTATCTAAAGCTCAGCTCTCCCAGTCTGTACCAGCCCGTCTGGCCAGCTGTCGCATCCTGGGGAAGGTTACTGCCAAGTTTGAGTCATCAGT AGTGAAGAAGGACCTGCTGCCTCTGGTCAGGTCGTTGTGTCAGGACGTGGAGTACGAGGTGCGCTCCTGCATGTGTCGGCAGCTGGAGAACATCGCCAGGGGAATtgg actGGACCATACAAAGGCTGTGGTCCTGCCAGAATTGGTCGAGTTGGCCAGAGACGAGGGCAGCACTGTAAGACTGGCGGCTTTTGACACGATCATTAACCTTCTAGAGATGTTTGACAATG ATGACAGGACACGTGTTATATTTCCCCTGGTGAAGACATTCTGTGAGAAGTGCTTTAAAGCTGATGAGGCAGTGCTGGCCTCCCTGTCCTTTCAGTATGGCAAGCTCTGTCATGGCCTCTCAG CATCTTTCACAGATGAACAGCACCTCTGGTTTCTAGAGTTCTATAAGAAGCTGTGCTGCCTGGGACTGCAGCATGAGAACGGTCACTGCGAAAGCCAGCCCTACCCcctggagctggagaacaaGTACGCACTGGTGCGCAGGAATTGCGCCTACAACTTCCCT GCTATGGTGTTATTTGCTGACCCAAATCACTTCTTGTCTGAGTTATACCGGACCTTTTCAAGTTTGTGTCATGACCCTGAAATCTCAGTCCGGCGGACAGCTGCTGAAGGGTTCCATGAG GTGGTTAAACTGCTGGGCCCAAATGTGCACTATGTACACAAAGAGCTCATCACTTTGCTGCAGGATGATTCATTAGAG GTACTGGATGCCCTACTCAATCACCTTCAAGAGACTTTGGAGTTGGCAACATCCAGGGGAGAGGGGGCAGGGCCAGAGAGTAAG CAGGTGAATGTGCCTGATCTGGTGCCTGCCCTGGTTTCAGCTGAGCAGAAGGCTGCATCCTCACTGCGTTGGAGGGTCCATGAGAAACTCCTGCAACGCTATTCCTGCCTGCCCCGCGTCATCTCCGGAGACCAGATCTACTTCCGTTTCTTGCAGAGAATGTTTAACATCATCACCACAAAT AATGTTCTGCCAGTCCAAAGAGAAGCTGCTcggacactgtgtgtgtttttgcgcTATAATCGTAAGCAGGAGCAGCGGCAGGAGATCATCACCAAAATAATGCAGG AACTTGCTCAAGGTAGAAGCTATTGGAACAGGTTACGGTTTCTGGACTTGTGTGAGATTGCCACAGATCTCTTCTCCAAATCCTACTTCTGCAAGCACTTCCTCATTCAGGCACTGGAACTTGTCAATGACCCTGTGGCCAATGTCAG GTATAAGCTGTGCCACATGCTGCCCAGATTAAGGTCCACCATCAGGTTGCCTGCAGACAAACACCTGCTTCAGGAACTGGAGTTCTGTGTAAGAAAATTGCTTTGCCgtgaaaaagacaaagatgtaGTGGCCACAGTACGCAAG acAGTCTTGGAGCTGGACAAAATGGACATTGCAGAACCG TATCATAAAAGGCATGAAAGAGACCTGCTGGACcaaaagaaggaaaaggaggAAACTTTACTACTTGAAATG GAACTCCTAGAACGGCAGCAGAGTGAGGCCAAGCTGGTTGGAGAGAAGCACACTGAAAAGAAAC GAAGAGACAGCAAAGCAGGACTTTCTGGTAGCAAAGGCATGTCagggtctgcatctggagcCACCCTGTCCACATCTGCTG GTAAGGAAATGCGGAGAGCCAAACTGGCTCGCAGCCGTTCCCTCAGTAGCCATCCCAGCACTCCTAAAATGGCAAACGCTGACAAAACTCT aaaagtgaaagaatcagGAAGTTGTCCGGGATCAGGGAAGAGTTCCATAATACCAATCAATG ATGATGCCCTGCGATCCCATCATTTCAACGTGGCCTCAGCATCCTCCTCATTGTCTTCAACTCCCTCTACCTCCTCCATGCCTGTACTGATCCGTAGTAACACAAGCAGCTCTGTAGATCATCGGAGCAACGGCAGTAAAGACACACAGTCCAGAAAACTTACCAT ACAAAGGAAGTCCAATTCTTTTGGCATGCAGTCTGGGAGGGAGTGA
- the ppp4r4 gene encoding serine/threonine-protein phosphatase 4 regulatory subunit 4 isoform X2, which translates to MFIGKMTLSQSGLFGQIDDLQDLTFIERPIRRSLKTAEEIDKLTVDEDLNDIERAVYLLSSGQDVQRASVIVNLPNLVRQNPAETFRRVVPKVREVLHVAGADMQLAAAGSFLTILQDDIVLIQTHTHSILQIVLLNLDHRDAVVGNAWLETLLSAIDALPKETIRQEILSPLVSKAQLSQSVPARLASCRILGKVTAKFESSVVKKDLLPLVRSLCQDVEYEVRSCMCRQLENIARGIGLDHTKAVVLPELVELARDEGSTVRLAAFDTIINLLEMFDNDDRTRVIFPLVKTFCEKCFKADEAVLASLSFQYGKLCHGLSASFTDEQHLWFLEFYKKLCCLGLQHENGHCESQPYPLELENKYALVRRNCAYNFPAMVLFADPNHFLSELYRTFSSLCHDPEISVRRTAAEGFHEVVKLLGPNVHYVHKELITLLQDDSLEVLDALLNHLQETLELATSRGEGAGPESKVNVPDLVPALVSAEQKAASSLRWRVHEKLLQRYSCLPRVISGDQIYFRFLQRMFNIITTNNVLPVQREAARTLCVFLRYNRKQEQRQEIITKIMQELAQGRSYWNRLRFLDLCEIATDLFSKSYFCKHFLIQALELVNDPVANVRYKLCHMLPRLRSTIRLPADKHLLQELEFCVRKLLCREKDKDVVATVRKTVLELDKMDIAEPYHKRHERDLLDQKKEKEETLLLEMELLERQQSEAKLVGEKHTEKKRRDSKAGLSGSKGMSGSASGATLSTSAGKEMRRAKLARSRSLSSHPSTPKMANADKTLKVKESGSCPGSGKSSIIPINDDALRSHHFNVASASSSLSSTPSTSSMPVLIRSNTSSSVDHRSNGSKDTQSRKLTIQRKSNSFGMQSGRE; encoded by the exons ATGTTTATCGGCAAAATGACTCTCAGCCAGTCCGGTCTGTTTGGACAGATAGATGACCTGCAGGACCTCACATTCATCGAGAGACCCATACGCAGGAGCCTGAAG actgCAGAAGAGATTGACAAGTTAACTGTTGATGAAGATCTGAATGACATAGAGCGGGCCGTCTACCTCCTCAG CTCTGGTCAGGATGTCCAACGAGCCAGTGTGATCGTGAACTTGCCAAACCTGGTGCGTCAGAACCCAGCAGAGACGTTCCGGAGGGTGGTGCCAAAAGTCAGG GAGGTGCTGCACGTCGCAGGGGCAGACATGCAGCTCGCCGCAGCAGGCTCTTTCTTGACCATTCTCCAAGACGACATTGTCCTCATCCAGACGCACACCCACTCAATCCTGCAGATAGTTCTGCTCAACCTAGACCACAGGGATGCAG TGGTTGGCAATGCTTGGCTAGAGACTTTGCTATCAGCTATTGATGCTTTACCAAAAGAAACCATTAGACAGGAG ATTCTTAGCCCACTGGTATCTAAAGCTCAGCTCTCCCAGTCTGTACCAGCCCGTCTGGCCAGCTGTCGCATCCTGGGGAAGGTTACTGCCAAGTTTGAGTCATCAGT AGTGAAGAAGGACCTGCTGCCTCTGGTCAGGTCGTTGTGTCAGGACGTGGAGTACGAGGTGCGCTCCTGCATGTGTCGGCAGCTGGAGAACATCGCCAGGGGAATtgg actGGACCATACAAAGGCTGTGGTCCTGCCAGAATTGGTCGAGTTGGCCAGAGACGAGGGCAGCACTGTAAGACTGGCGGCTTTTGACACGATCATTAACCTTCTAGAGATGTTTGACAATG ATGACAGGACACGTGTTATATTTCCCCTGGTGAAGACATTCTGTGAGAAGTGCTTTAAAGCTGATGAGGCAGTGCTGGCCTCCCTGTCCTTTCAGTATGGCAAGCTCTGTCATGGCCTCTCAG CATCTTTCACAGATGAACAGCACCTCTGGTTTCTAGAGTTCTATAAGAAGCTGTGCTGCCTGGGACTGCAGCATGAGAACGGTCACTGCGAAAGCCAGCCCTACCCcctggagctggagaacaaGTACGCACTGGTGCGCAGGAATTGCGCCTACAACTTCCCT GCTATGGTGTTATTTGCTGACCCAAATCACTTCTTGTCTGAGTTATACCGGACCTTTTCAAGTTTGTGTCATGACCCTGAAATCTCAGTCCGGCGGACAGCTGCTGAAGGGTTCCATGAG GTGGTTAAACTGCTGGGCCCAAATGTGCACTATGTACACAAAGAGCTCATCACTTTGCTGCAGGATGATTCATTAGAG GTACTGGATGCCCTACTCAATCACCTTCAAGAGACTTTGGAGTTGGCAACATCCAGGGGAGAGGGGGCAGGGCCAGAGAGTAAG GTGAATGTGCCTGATCTGGTGCCTGCCCTGGTTTCAGCTGAGCAGAAGGCTGCATCCTCACTGCGTTGGAGGGTCCATGAGAAACTCCTGCAACGCTATTCCTGCCTGCCCCGCGTCATCTCCGGAGACCAGATCTACTTCCGTTTCTTGCAGAGAATGTTTAACATCATCACCACAAAT AATGTTCTGCCAGTCCAAAGAGAAGCTGCTcggacactgtgtgtgtttttgcgcTATAATCGTAAGCAGGAGCAGCGGCAGGAGATCATCACCAAAATAATGCAGG AACTTGCTCAAGGTAGAAGCTATTGGAACAGGTTACGGTTTCTGGACTTGTGTGAGATTGCCACAGATCTCTTCTCCAAATCCTACTTCTGCAAGCACTTCCTCATTCAGGCACTGGAACTTGTCAATGACCCTGTGGCCAATGTCAG GTATAAGCTGTGCCACATGCTGCCCAGATTAAGGTCCACCATCAGGTTGCCTGCAGACAAACACCTGCTTCAGGAACTGGAGTTCTGTGTAAGAAAATTGCTTTGCCgtgaaaaagacaaagatgtaGTGGCCACAGTACGCAAG acAGTCTTGGAGCTGGACAAAATGGACATTGCAGAACCG TATCATAAAAGGCATGAAAGAGACCTGCTGGACcaaaagaaggaaaaggaggAAACTTTACTACTTGAAATG GAACTCCTAGAACGGCAGCAGAGTGAGGCCAAGCTGGTTGGAGAGAAGCACACTGAAAAGAAAC GAAGAGACAGCAAAGCAGGACTTTCTGGTAGCAAAGGCATGTCagggtctgcatctggagcCACCCTGTCCACATCTGCTG GTAAGGAAATGCGGAGAGCCAAACTGGCTCGCAGCCGTTCCCTCAGTAGCCATCCCAGCACTCCTAAAATGGCAAACGCTGACAAAACTCT aaaagtgaaagaatcagGAAGTTGTCCGGGATCAGGGAAGAGTTCCATAATACCAATCAATG ATGATGCCCTGCGATCCCATCATTTCAACGTGGCCTCAGCATCCTCCTCATTGTCTTCAACTCCCTCTACCTCCTCCATGCCTGTACTGATCCGTAGTAACACAAGCAGCTCTGTAGATCATCGGAGCAACGGCAGTAAAGACACACAGTCCAGAAAACTTACCAT ACAAAGGAAGTCCAATTCTTTTGGCATGCAGTCTGGGAGGGAGTGA